Part of the Limihaloglobus sulfuriphilus genome is shown below.
GGTAAGCGAGGAAGTTTTGCAGAATCAGTTTGCAAAATACGCAGATATTGCTCAGGGCAATTATACAAAAGAAAACCCGTATGGTTTCGGATATCTTCTGCCCGATAGAGTGAAACTTGAATATCTCCTGGTAAACCTAAGCGATATTGAAGCTGTCATAGCCGCCCCAACAGACAACGAAATGGAAGAATATTACGATATCAATAAATCTAATTTTATTGACCAGCAAGCCGCTGAAAATGAAGATACGACGGCCCTGGATAAACCCGTATATAAACCTTACGCATCTGTCGCGTCTGAAATACGCAGAATGATAATCGATCAGCGTAAAAATGAACTTACATCAGAAATTATTTCAGAAGCACAGGATTTGCTTTCCGCAAAGATGGAAGACAAAAACGTTGATGAATTCACTTCTGAGGATTACAAAGAATACGCGGCTGATTATGCGGATACTGCCGCAAAACTTACGGAAAAATTCGGTGTGAGCTTTTATACCGGAACAACGGGCTATCTTGACGGGAGACGCCTGATGATGGATCCCAACATCGGCAGGCTCGAGGTCATGATTACGAACGTTACTTCATTACCACTGGCACGTTACGTCTTTTCCGTCGAAGAGCTTGGCTCAGTCAAATTAGGAATATATGAAGGCCAGGCCCCAAAACTGTATCAGAATATCGGCCCTCTAAGCTCACGTTACGCAAGAGTAACCGGAATGGTAAGGGTTGTCGAGGCACTACCTTCATCTACGGCTGAAAGCCTTGGCACTGAATACTCGACCAAACATACTTCATTGAACAGCTCAAGCGATTCAGATTCAATGTACAAAGTCCGCGAAACTGTCTTAAAGGATTGCCAGAGCTTAAAGGCTATGGAAAAAGCAGAATCAGCCGCAAAAAAACTGATAGCAGCCGGCCAGGACTGGCAAGCAGCTCTTGAGGAGATTAACAAAGAACTCGACAGCAGCATTAGTATAAGCAACTTTACAGACCAGGATATAGCCTCTGCGGGTCAATTGAAAAGGCTCAAATTCAGGACAAGCTCAATGCCTGGCAGCAGCGCTTTCGTTAATAACGCGACAGTAGAAAAAGCCGTCCAGGATTCGATAGCTGCGTTGGAAGATTCCCAACCGAAAGCGATTGAAGTCAAAGAAGACCTGGCATGGTACGCGGTGCGTGATGTTTCCATCTCCAAACCGCTTGTGACAGAATATGAGGACAGCAAACTGCAGCTTGCCGCTGCGTTTGAGATTACGTCATCACTTGAATCAGCCCTGGAATTCCTCACTGCTGATAATATCCTTTCCAGAGCAAACTTCGAGCCGATAGAGGAACCTAAAGAGTAAGGGCCTTTCTTTTAAACAATATTTATCGAGATTGGGCCGCTTTTAGATGAAATCAGTAAATAAAAACATTAACAGGAATGAAAACTACCCGGCTTCTGCTGCGATAGCAGCAATTGCCGGCTGGCTTGTTCCCGGCGGCGGATTCCTTATAACCCGCCAATACGCCAAGGCGGCGGTTCTTTTCTGCAGCATCTCAGCTATATTTTTAACTGGTATATATGTCGGTTCGATCGCTGTGATAGATATTGTATATGCCAAACCCTGGTTTATAGGCCAGATACTCTATTCCCCTGCCGTAGGTTTTATAGCAAAGGCAGTACAGAGCTCGGGCTTGCAGGCTCACGGGCGGCCGGCGGAAATAGGTCAGATATACACTACTGTGGCAGGCATGATGAATCTGCTTGCAATAATACGTGCTTCATCAACAGCTTACAAAACCAAAATTTGAGGTCTTTAATATGGCAGAATTCATGAATTGCTTAGCAGGCATAAAAGCTCCTTTAGACATCTCAACAAACCCTTATACGCTGTTATGGATACTGCCGCTTTTACTGCTCATATCAATTACCTACAGAACGATTAAAATTGACAGTTTTGACATAAAGAAGATTATCGTAGAGTCGGCAAAGATGTTCACCCTGACTATCCTGGCTATGGCTGCCATTACAGCCATACTGTGGACTATAGTTAACTACGCTACCTGATAATACGCGGCAACACCATGCAAAAAGTTCGACTTTCATTACTTTTTACCTGCCTATTGGCATTACAGGTCTATGGAGACACCCTCGAACTTTCTGATGGAAAAACATACACTGGTTATCTGTTTGTAAAAGCGGATCAAAGCCGCTGGTTTCATGCCGCAGAAACCGGCCGTGATATCAAACTTGAAGGAAAAGACTATAACGCCCGCTACAATCCCACCGGCCGCAAAAACACCGCAGCGGTAATCCCGATTGAATTTCCAATCCAATACGAACAGGTCATAGAAACCATTGAGAAGGTCTTAATAGAAGAATCCGCCAAGGGGCATCGCGCTATCGTAATAGAGCTTGACACCCCGGGAGGCAGAGTAGATATAACAAGAAATCTTTGCAGCATTATTCCCAGATATTCCACCTGCCCTCTTGCTGCCTATATAAAAGGCGGCAGGTTTGGAGGTGCCTATTCAGCGGGAGCTATAATAGCAATGGCCTGCAACAAGATTTACGCCGCCCCAAACACATGCATCGGCGCCGCGACATCTATAACTATTCAGGATGGCGCCCCCGCTGATATTGCTCGGGTTTATGGAGAAGACGCCGCGGAAAAATTCAGGTCTGCATTTAGAAACTATATTGCTTCTATCGCCTCAAGCAACGGCCATTCCCCGTATATAGCCATGGCAATGGAGGAGAAAGACATGGAGTTGCTGGCCGTAGCCCGAAACGATGAAAGGATCTTTATCGACAAAGACCGAATGCTCAAAGATGACAGAATAATCGAGGTAGTCTCGCCTGAAGGCGAGCTGCTTACATTAACAGCTGAAAAGGCCGTTGATTACGGCTTTGCGGTCAAGATCGTAACTTCACGCAAGCAGCTTCTTGAAGATATGTTTCCAGGGAAAAACGTACGGCCGATTGAAATGGTCAGTGTTCGGGAATCTTATGACGAGGTTGAAAAAGCCCTCGATTATGCGGGGAAATTGATGGAAAAAATCACAAAAGAGTTTAGAACAATAGAACTAAAACACAGCACGGGGAGTATGTACAGAAAAGATCTCCTGCGAAGTGTAAATGTCATAAAGAAAAACGCCGAGTTTCTTCTGAAATTTAAAGAAAAATATATAGATATACAATTCGAAAAAGAAGAGATCCAAAAAATTATCAATGAGGCAGAATCAGTAGTATCAGCGATCAGGTAACTATGTTTAAGAACATCTTGAAAATACAATACATCTTATTTTTTGTTTTAGCGGCCGCAGCCGCTGCCGGAAGCAGTGAGCTTGCATATAAAATAAATACTATAGTAACCAGTAAAAACGTTTCATCGTGCCAGTTCAGTGTAAGCGTATCAAATCCGCGAAACGGTGAAACAGTCAGCTCTTTTCGGCCGGAGCGGAAACTTATACCGGCATCCAACATGAAACTGATCACTACATCGGCCGCGCTGGAATATCTCGGATCCGATTATGTTTTCGACACAAGGGTGTATCTGCATGAAGGTGACTTGATAATCCAGGGCAGCGGAGACCCTCTTCTGGGAGATGCTGATACAAACGAGATTAAGGGCAAAGAACAATTCTGGGAAATAAAGGCTATAACTGATGCACTTAAATCTGCCGGCGTTAAATCAATAAAGAATATTTGTGTAAACAGTTTCATATTTGACCATGTACTGATACACCCCTCGTGGCCTCGTGAACAGCTTAACCGGTATTATGCTCCTCAGGTGTGCGGCATAAATTACAACGGCAACTGCATAACTGTCCGGGCAGGTAATAACGGCAAACTCTGGTACACCACAGTACCTGAAACCAATTACGTCAATATCAGCAGCAAGGCGTCAATTACATCGTCAGGAGGAAACACACTCTGGTGCTCTCGTCCCCCGGAAACAAACAATATGACTCTTTTCGGAAAATGCAGAAGCAGCACTGTAGATATACTTGTTACAATAAACAACCCTGCAATGTATTTTGGAATGCTGGTAGGCGAAGCTGTATTGAAGGAAGGCATCAGCGTCCAGGGCCAGGGCAGCATTCTTGAAAAATATTGCCCGGAACCGGGAAAAACCAAACCGCTTGCAACCTTTTCGCATACCCTTGAGGATGTAATGATCCGGTGCAACCGAGACAGTTTTAATCTCACAGCCGAATGTCTTGTTAAAACCATCTCAGCCAAAAACTCAACCCACAACATTAACGGCGAATGGCCGCACGGACTCAAACTTGTAGCCAGGCACCTGGAAAAACTCGGGTTTAAAGAAAACCAAGACTTCCAGCTTGATGACGGCTGTGGGCTAAGCCGAAAAAACCTCGTCTCATCTGCCCTGCTCTGCGGCGTACTAAACAATATTTACAACAGCCCCGATGCTGAAATGTTTTTGGATACCCTTGCAATAGGCGGCGTTGAGGGATCCGCCCCTGTAAGGAGATATTTTACCCAATCTGATTACAGAGGCAAAATTCTGGCCAAAAGCGGAACAATAAACGGGGTTAAAGCGCTTAGCGGTATTTGCAAGACTGATTCAGGCGACTATACTTTTTCTGTAATTGTTAATAAGGCAAACGGCCACAGCAGAGGAGCGATAAACGAAATTGTGAAGGCCATTATAGACTGCCTCTAAAGCGTTCATATAATAGATTTGATCTTTCAGTTCTTTAACAGCTTAGATTAAATGCCAAACCGGATAAACTCACGTTAGAAGAAAGCAACAAAAACTTAAAATTGAGGTGTATATAAACTTCTTTAAATACGGCACTTACAATTCAATGGTTTATTTTTCTTGATTTATACCCTTTTTTTTCTATAATTATTATGTGTATGTAATTAATTTTGAATTTTGATAAAAGTTAAACAATTAACAACAAAGTTCTGCGAAACAACAGGGGACAATCTTGCATCAGCAAAAAAATGAAAATTTATTCTTTCGTAAAGGCTCGGAATTGTTTGTATTTGTATATGAACCCGGCAGTGAAAGCCGCCTAATTGACACTGTAGTTGAATATACCAAGAGCCAAAACATCTCTCTGGACTGGAACGATGCGGCCGCTGTGTCTAACAAGATCACCGACAAACTCCTTGAAAAAACTGAAAATCTCTTTAAGAGACTTAAATAAACAGAAATACAATGCCCTTGCCAGAAATTATCATGAATTTCATCAAGTACCTGAGTCTTGAGAAACATTACTCTGAACATACAGTCCGCGGCTATCAGGCTGATCTTGACAGTTTCTGCCGGTTTCTTGTGAAAGGAAAAGGCCAGCATAACACTCAAGACCAACAAGACTTTACACTTGAAGATGCAAAGCAGATAAGCTCTAAAATAACTTCTATTGAGATAGCTCAATTACGGTCATACCTGGCTTCATTAAGCATGGGCTCGTACAGTAAACGGTCAATATCAAGAAAAGTTGCGTCAATACGGAGTTTCTACAAATATCTTTTTAAACGCGGCCTGATAGACAAAAACCCTGCCGCTCTTCTCAAAAGTCCCAAAGGAGGCAAGAAACTTCCTAAGTTTATGGAATATGATGAGATAGAGAAACTTTTGCTGGCTCCGCCCCAGGATAACTGGCGTGGGTTGCGGGACAGGGCAATACTTGAAACCATTTACAGCTGCGGCCTTCGTATCAGTGAGCTTGTTGGAATTGACATAAGTGATATTGACTTCGACAATCAGGTCATAATGGTAACAGGCAAAGGGAAAAAACAGCGCCTATGCCCGCTCGGCTCACACGCCATCTATGCCATAGAAAGTTATATCCATGCCAGAAACCGAGACGCGGATTTCAAACACAGCCCGGATCCAAAGGCACTTTTCCTAAACAAGCACGGTAAAAGGCTTTCCGACCGAAGCATAAGGAGAAATCTTGACGGCTACCTGCAGCAGAGCGGACTCGACAGCTCAATCAGCCCCCACACGCTGAGACACAGTTTCGCAACTCATATCCTCAACAACGGCGCCGACCTGCGAAGTGTGCAGGAGCTTTTGGGGCATAAGTCTCTTTCGACTACACAGATATATACACATCTTACCACCAGCCGCCTGCGCGAGATATATAATAAGGCTCACCCAAGAAGCAGATGAGCCCTATTCGTATAACTCTATCTATTTATCTAAACGCACTTTTGCGTCATAAACTCAAAATCTATTTTAAGATGCCCAGAATCTCTTCAAATGTATCACAATAGTGATTACACAATCCAAGCGTTCCGCCCTGGATGATGTTGCCGTCTTTTATGCCGATAGCGGCAAATCCGGCAAGCCGGATAGAAGAAATTCCCGCACTGCTGTCCTCAATACCGACTATGCTGTGCCGCTGGCTGTAATCAAGTCCCAGCCCGACACGCGCAACCTCGGCGTAGAGCCATGGGTGCGGCTTTGGCGAGAGCTCACCAAGCGTGCCGCATGAGCCTTTACGCAAGGGGAAACCGGCAGTAATAATGCTGTCATAGAAATCGTCCGGCTTGCCCATGCCCAGCGTATGAAACGCGTCAAGTATTTCAGGGTATGCCTTTTCGTACAGACCGGAAGTAACCAAACCGAGCTTGACCCCCATGCCCTTGAGCTCCATCAGGAAATCTTTGATGCCCGGCGAGGGTGTAAAGGCCCCCTCCCTGCCGCGGCCTTCGAGAATTGCCTGCATCTCCCGGTGGGTATGTTCAAAGTAGTAGTTCCGGGCCTCTTCCACGGTTTTATCAGGACAGTATTTATTCACGCAGTACTTGAGATGCTCTGAAACACTGTGTCCTGAAACATAAGGCATATCAGCGTCCTCAAGTTCAAACCTGGGGTTGTCCAGAAGGCTTGCCGTTGTCTGCTGAATAATCCAAATCCAGAATTCCTCGCTGCGGACTGTCGTGCCGTCGAGATCCATAAGTACCGCTTTGAGCGGCTTTTCCATCTTTACTTCCGGAACGGGATAGTATGCAGGGTAGCCCATAGCGCTTTTTACGTATGCGATAGTACGGTCTTCAAAACTGACAAACTCCACCTTTTTATCGCCGGTGGCATAAATACAAACCACGCCTTCCTTGCCTTCACGGTAGAAACCGTCGCTGCACTGCTCAAGTTTTATAAATCCGCTCTTCTCTGTAACTTCGCCAATTCCGGGAAGTATTACGCTGTCTTTGTTGTCCATGAAATTATTCCATATAAGTGTTATTGTGAGGTAAAGACACTTCAACTCTACCATTTGATTTAAGAATAAACTGAAAGTTTCTAAATTTAACCAAATATGTCAAGAATTAAACTTTCCCAATAAGGTAAATCTGACAAAAAGCAGCCCCGGATTATTACTCAACTCAACTAAAGATGTATGCCATATAATTTCTTTAATTTCTACCTTGTATTACTAAAAAAAATCAGTGATAATATGAGCAGTAAATTAACAAATCAGGCTAGAAGACCGTTCGTGATATTTGAATTCTTGAAAAAGGCACCAAAATGAATAAAAATGAAAAACCAAAAAGCTTAAAGTTTCAATACCTCAAAGCTGACACATACGTAACCTACCATGTTGACGGAGTTTTTGGCGGAATTACCCCAAAAGGAATGGTTCACATGGACGTTTTTACAGAAAAATTTCCTACCCCCTCCTGCGTGAGCCACGAGCTTACAGGCGAGGGAAAACTCGGCAAGGAAATTGACAGGGTTGTCCGTGACGGTGTCATTAGAGAGCTTCAGGCCGGCATGGTTATGGACCTTATGACGGCCCGCCAACTCAGAGACTGGCTTTCCGCCAAGATTGATGAAGCTGTCAAGAGACGTAAACCGCCGGAGAGCGAATTATAACTGTACTTTCTGGCCCAGCCAGCCGCGTTCGACAAAATATAATCCCTGCTGCCAGGGAAGTAAGAGGCAGCAAAATACACCTATTTTCCCATTCTCCAGCCATTGATTTATGACTGACTGATTCTTTACCATTATCAAGGATCTGTGTATTGCTCCGCATGGACAGCAGTTTCAGCACGTTAATTTCATCGAGACGGTATGAAAGCACAGCAGAATTTTGTGCAATCAGTTGCACTTATAAGCTGAATTCAGATATTATATGTACCTGCAACAAAAGACTTTATAAATTCGAAAGATTCAATTTTAAAAATTTCAAAAATTTTGTTTGAAAGCCGGACGTAATACTGTATCATTCAACTAATACAGTAGAAAGGCAAAAAGATGCTCTTGCAGATTGACACACATTCAGGAATACCTATTTACCGCCAGATTATGGATCAGATAAGGTATCAGATACTTGCAGAAATACTCAAGCCTGGAGATCCGCTTGATTCGGTGCGGGAGCTTGCAAGATCGCTTAAAGTGAACCCAATGACCGTCAGCAAAGCCTACGCTTATCTGGAAATGGAGGGACTCGTGGAAAGGCAGCGGGGAATAGGTCTTTTTGCCGCTGAATTAAAGCCGGAAGATAAACTGAGCCGCCATACCCAGCTTTTAAGTGAGCTTCTTGAAAAGGCAGCCGCCGATGCAGCATTGCTGGGAATCAGCAGAGAACAATTTCTTACGCTTGCCGGCAAGGCAGCATCAAAACTTAAATAAAAACCGTACAAGAGGCAAAAAATGAGTTCAGAAAAATTTGTTACTTTTGAAAATGTCGCAAAAAAATTCGGACGCACAACCGCACTTCAACTTATAAATATGGATATAAGCCCGGGCTCTATTATCGGACTGATAGGCAGCAACGGGAGCGGAAAAAGCACGCTTATTCGGCATATTATCGGGCTTTATCTGCCCACTTACGGGCTTGTAAAGACATTTGGAGTTGAATCGGAAAAACTTACCCCTGCCCAGATGTCGCGTATAGGTTACGTTCACCAGGAAGGACAGCTTCTGGATTGGATGAGCGTTCGGCAGCACATAGCTTATATCGCGGCTTATTATGACCATTGGAACAAGGCTCTGGAACAAAACTATATTGAGCAGTTTGAGATTGACTTAAAGGCTCGAGTTGGCAAACTTTCACCCGGCAAACGTCAGCAGTTGTCGATACTCCTGGCAATCTGCCATGAGCCCGACCTTCTGCTGCTTGACGAGCCTGCAAGCGCACTTGATCCTTTGGCTCGCAGCCGATTTCTTAATCTTCTGCTCGAATTGATACAGGATCATGGAGACCGCACAATCCTTATATCATCACATATTCTATCAGACGTTGAAAAGGTTATCGACCATGTCATTGTAATGCACGAAGGCCGCATACTTGCTGATTCAGATTTTGATGTTTTGCGGGAAAGATTTTGCCGTGTGACTGTCACTGCAGATCCTGACACGGCTCTGCCTATACCTTTTGGCTGCGTGATAGAATCTCAGAGTTCCAACGGCAGGACAAACGCTATACTGCAAAATGCAGACATTGAAGCGCTAAAGAGAAAACTCATTGAAAACAACCTTAAATTCGAGATATCCCCCCTGCCGCTTGAGGAGATTTACCGTCTGGAAATTACCCGTAATTCCGGCCAGAATATAAGAAAGGCAATGCAATGAGCCCATTAACTGCAAACTTTAAAATATTCTACCAGAGATGGGGGCTTTACTTCTGGTATTTGATCGTTCTGGCACAGGTGCCGGCTTCATTACAATTGGTTTTAGGCTCGAAAACAGACCCAAAAATGCTGGGTATCCCAATGATCATATCACTGCTGACCGGACTGATAGTAGGCAGTCTTCAAAAAGAAATTTCCTGCAGGCCTGTTACATACTGTCTGCCGCGGCAGTCGAAAATACCCAGAAAAATCATATTCCTGGCAGGCTTCATCGTTTCACTGGCAATAACTTTGATCGGTTATCGCGTGCTCAGCAGGGTAACAACCCCGGATGCCGCAGTACACATCTTTGCTGTAATCGCTTATTTTGTCCTTGGATTGAGTATTTACATGTTCAGTTCGCAGTTTGCGTTCTTTGCTGATGAAGCCCCCAACTGGTTCGGGTTCGTATGGGCACTGATGTTTCTGCTCGCGTTTTTCGGCGGTTTTGAATTTGTTATAAAAATGATCCTTACTTCTCCTTTGGCAATAATCATTCCGGGTGCTGCGTATTGTGTTTATGTGTGGCATTTTACCGGCTCACATAAACTCAGGGCTTCACTCTGCGGCAAAGACACCGGCTCCATGTTCGGCAGATGGAACCCCGAGAAGGTACAGAGGGCAAGACTCTCGCAAATCGCGAAGAAAGCGGGCAAAAGAGGTATTGAAGCGGGCCCGCTGGAGAAAAAAGCTCTTAGAGCCATGTATTCAAGACCTTTTGACAGTCCTGTCAGAGCCGGTATCGGGGCTCTCTACGCGGCACTGGGCAATATTTTCTGCCTGGGATTTATGCGTCTCACAGGCCCACTGCTTCTTATAATGATTATATACGGCTATACGCTTGGCAACGTCAGCTCTTACCCCGGCGGGCCCAAAGGCGTGTTTGTCGGCATTATATATGTCCTGCCGTTGTTCGGAGCAATGATGTGGAAGCTGCCGGTTCATCCAACGCTCTACATACCGCATGGAAGACGGGAGAAATTTATCGCTACGCTGTTTGCCGCTGCTGCTATAACTGTTTTCGCAACTATTTTTCTCGGTCTAATCAGCCTTGCCGCCAATGTTGCACAGCCGTATATGCCTCATATAAGTATGCCCAATTATCCCGGTGAAACACTGGAGTTTATGGCACCGCCAATGCGAATGCTGTACCTGACACCGATGCTGATGCCCGTCGGGTTTACTTTGTCAATACTTTTCACAAACAGACAAGCGCCGCAGATGATACTCGGACTGGCAGTAATGACAGCCATTTTTGTTTCTAAC
Proteins encoded:
- a CDS encoding DUF6677 family protein: MKSVNKNINRNENYPASAAIAAIAGWLVPGGGFLITRQYAKAAVLFCSISAIFLTGIYVGSIAVIDIVYAKPWFIGQILYSPAVGFIAKAVQSSGLQAHGRPAEIGQIYTTVAGMMNLLAIIRASSTAYKTKI
- a CDS encoding ATP-dependent Clp protease proteolytic subunit, producing MQKVRLSLLFTCLLALQVYGDTLELSDGKTYTGYLFVKADQSRWFHAAETGRDIKLEGKDYNARYNPTGRKNTAAVIPIEFPIQYEQVIETIEKVLIEESAKGHRAIVIELDTPGGRVDITRNLCSIIPRYSTCPLAAYIKGGRFGGAYSAGAIIAMACNKIYAAPNTCIGAATSITIQDGAPADIARVYGEDAAEKFRSAFRNYIASIASSNGHSPYIAMAMEEKDMELLAVARNDERIFIDKDRMLKDDRIIEVVSPEGELLTLTAEKAVDYGFAVKIVTSRKQLLEDMFPGKNVRPIEMVSVRESYDEVEKALDYAGKLMEKITKEFRTIELKHSTGSMYRKDLLRSVNVIKKNAEFLLKFKEKYIDIQFEKEEIQKIINEAESVVSAIR
- the dacB gene encoding D-alanyl-D-alanine carboxypeptidase/D-alanyl-D-alanine-endopeptidase, with the protein product MFKNILKIQYILFFVLAAAAAAGSSELAYKINTIVTSKNVSSCQFSVSVSNPRNGETVSSFRPERKLIPASNMKLITTSAALEYLGSDYVFDTRVYLHEGDLIIQGSGDPLLGDADTNEIKGKEQFWEIKAITDALKSAGVKSIKNICVNSFIFDHVLIHPSWPREQLNRYYAPQVCGINYNGNCITVRAGNNGKLWYTTVPETNYVNISSKASITSSGGNTLWCSRPPETNNMTLFGKCRSSTVDILVTINNPAMYFGMLVGEAVLKEGISVQGQGSILEKYCPEPGKTKPLATFSHTLEDVMIRCNRDSFNLTAECLVKTISAKNSTHNINGEWPHGLKLVARHLEKLGFKENQDFQLDDGCGLSRKNLVSSALLCGVLNNIYNSPDAEMFLDTLAIGGVEGSAPVRRYFTQSDYRGKILAKSGTINGVKALSGICKTDSGDYTFSVIVNKANGHSRGAINEIVKAIIDCL
- the xerC gene encoding tyrosine recombinase XerC → MNFIKYLSLEKHYSEHTVRGYQADLDSFCRFLVKGKGQHNTQDQQDFTLEDAKQISSKITSIEIAQLRSYLASLSMGSYSKRSISRKVASIRSFYKYLFKRGLIDKNPAALLKSPKGGKKLPKFMEYDEIEKLLLAPPQDNWRGLRDRAILETIYSCGLRISELVGIDISDIDFDNQVIMVTGKGKKQRLCPLGSHAIYAIESYIHARNRDADFKHSPDPKALFLNKHGKRLSDRSIRRNLDGYLQQSGLDSSISPHTLRHSFATHILNNGADLRSVQELLGHKSLSTTQIYTHLTTSRLREIYNKAHPRSR
- a CDS encoding HAD family hydrolase, producing MDNKDSVILPGIGEVTEKSGFIKLEQCSDGFYREGKEGVVCIYATGDKKVEFVSFEDRTIAYVKSAMGYPAYYPVPEVKMEKPLKAVLMDLDGTTVRSEEFWIWIIQQTTASLLDNPRFELEDADMPYVSGHSVSEHLKYCVNKYCPDKTVEEARNYYFEHTHREMQAILEGRGREGAFTPSPGIKDFLMELKGMGVKLGLVTSGLYEKAYPEILDAFHTLGMGKPDDFYDSIITAGFPLRKGSCGTLGELSPKPHPWLYAEVARVGLGLDYSQRHSIVGIEDSSAGISSIRLAGFAAIGIKDGNIIQGGTLGLCNHYCDTFEEILGILK
- a CDS encoding GntR family transcriptional regulator, which codes for MQIDTHSGIPIYRQIMDQIRYQILAEILKPGDPLDSVRELARSLKVNPMTVSKAYAYLEMEGLVERQRGIGLFAAELKPEDKLSRHTQLLSELLEKAAADAALLGISREQFLTLAGKAASKLK
- a CDS encoding ABC transporter ATP-binding protein; this translates as MSSEKFVTFENVAKKFGRTTALQLINMDISPGSIIGLIGSNGSGKSTLIRHIIGLYLPTYGLVKTFGVESEKLTPAQMSRIGYVHQEGQLLDWMSVRQHIAYIAAYYDHWNKALEQNYIEQFEIDLKARVGKLSPGKRQQLSILLAICHEPDLLLLDEPASALDPLARSRFLNLLLELIQDHGDRTILISSHILSDVEKVIDHVIVMHEGRILADSDFDVLRERFCRVTVTADPDTALPIPFGCVIESQSSNGRTNAILQNADIEALKRKLIENNLKFEISPLPLEEIYRLEITRNSGQNIRKAMQ